The Equus quagga isolate Etosha38 unplaced genomic scaffold, UCLA_HA_Equagga_1.0 209321_RagTag, whole genome shotgun sequence genome includes the window ggacgccgccccagcaggacttgatgagtggtgccatgtctgcacccaggatccgaacagcgaaatcctgggctgccgaagcggcaAGCGAaactaaccacttggccacaggtccagcccccATATATACGCTTATTAATCCTTACCAAACCTGGtgtagtagtagtagtattatcccctttttacaaatgaagtcCAAAGCACAGAGAGCTTCCTTGGCTAGAAAGAACTAGAGCCAGTGTATGGAGCCAAACAAAATGTATTCAAAGTCTATGTGGATCTCAGACATATAGAGACTCTAAGGGAAATCAAAGCTGGTGTGCCTTGTTCAAGGCTGAGCTCTAAATATGAGGCGTCCTAGCTGGCTTCTTTCTATTGGCTGTTCCTCACCTAACAAAGaaaatctgcttttgtttttacagTAAGAATGTTGATGAAGATCACATCAAGGACAGGCTGGAGCAGCTGAGATGTCACTTTACATGGGATTTGCTAATTGAAGACACTGCAATGCCTGATTTGGAAAACAGGATCTTCGATGAGATTGAGTTCCTAGACACCAAATACAATGTGGGAATACACAACCTACTGGCCTATGTGAAACACCTGAAAGGCCAGAATGAGGAAGCCCTGAAGAGCTTGAGAGAAGCTGAAGACTTAATCCAGGAAGAACATGGTGACCAATCAGGCATGAGAAGTCTGGTTACCTGGGGCAACTATGCCTGGCTGTATTACCACATGGGCAGACTGGCAGAAGCTCAGACTTACCTGGACAAGGTGGAGAACACTTGCAAGAAGTTTGCAAATCCCTCCAGCTATAGAATCGACTGTCCTCAGATGGACTGTGAGGAAGGATGGGCCTTGCTGAAATGTGGAGGAAAGAATTATAAACGGGCCAAGGCCTGCTTTGAAAAGGCTCTGGAAGTGGACCCAGAAAACCCTGAATTCAGCACTGGGTATGCAATCACCGCCTATCGCCTGGATGGCCTTTACGAATCAGGAAAGGATAGTGCGGAATTTTGTCTAAACATACTAAAACAGGCCATCAGGCTAAATCCAG containing:
- the LOC124233683 gene encoding interferon-induced protein with tetratricopeptide repeats 1B-like → MPDLENRIFDEIEFLDTKYNVGIHNLLAYVKHLKGQNEEALKSLREAEDLIQEEHGDQSGMRSLVTWGNYAWLYYHMGRLAEAQTYLDKVENTCKKFANPSSYRIDCPQMDCEEGWALLKCGGKNYKRAKACFEKALEVDPENPEFSTGYAITAYRLDGLYESGKDSAEFCLNILKQAIRLNPEDAYIKALLALKLQDVGQEAEGEKYIEEALTNTSSHTYVLRYAAKFYRKKGSLDKALQLFKKALKATPSSAFVHHQIGLCYRGQMIQIKKAANCKPRGQDRENVNRLVGLAIDEFQKTLTLRPTFELAYVSLANMYAEIGHYRKAEDTFQKVLYMKIIDDCLL